One window from the genome of Elaeis guineensis isolate ETL-2024a chromosome 5, EG11, whole genome shotgun sequence encodes:
- the LOC140857794 gene encoding uncharacterized protein — translation MVEKGPGAPPHGLLLAVVVGVVVAVPFLLGDGGEALLEAISELVTPAGLLLLPVTLILVIRFLSSDRGTAFSDIFSFGSPDSIHRVGGSPIGVALVLFLLLFLLYNRISLFGGGDDSGE, via the coding sequence ATGGTGGAGAAAGGGCCGGGAGCGCCGCCGCACGGTCTGCTATTAGCAGTGGTGGTAGGAGTGGTGGTGGCAGTGCCATTCCTCCTCGGCGACGGTGGCGAAGCACTGTTAGAAGCCATCTCCGAACTCGTAACTCCCGCGGGGCTTCTACTCCTTCCAGTTACTCTCATACTTGTAATCCGGTTCTTGTCGTCGGATCGCGGCACCgccttctccgacatcttctcctTCGGCTCCCCGGACTCCATCCACCGCGTCGGCGGGTCTCCTATCGGCGTCGCGCTCGTGTtgttcctcctcctcttcctcctctacaACCGCATATCCCTCTTCGGCGGCGGCGATGACTCGGGTGAGTAG